From Woronichinia naegeliana WA131, the proteins below share one genomic window:
- a CDS encoding ISAs1 family transposase, whose product MAKGFGARVLTPQQEKEVKIIKRSILKHFQCLKEPRTGRRQDHNLTAIVTIGILAVLSGADGFVAIEAYGKAKREWLEMFLELPKGIPSHDTFGRVFGMLETEELEKSFLSWISSLTEKMDIELIQIDGKTKRGSYDREKGLNALHSISAWSSERGLMLAQKKVDSKSNEIKAVPLLLKLLNIKGAVVTLDAMGTQTEIAKQIKQGEGDYVLALKGNQGKLNKQVRDWFKQAVAQNWQGIEYSYTEHGHKLRILKIRDNIVKIEKVVKRLRND is encoded by the coding sequence ATGGCAAAAGGCTTCGGCGCAAGAGTTCTAACCCCACAACAAGAAAAAGAAGTCAAAATTATCAAAAGAAGCATACTGAAACATTTTCAGTGCCTAAAAGAACCGAGAACAGGGAGAAGGCAAGACCATAACTTAACAGCAATTGTCACCATAGGAATATTGGCAGTATTGTCAGGGGCAGATGGCTTCGTAGCAATTGAAGCCTATGGCAAAGCCAAACGAGAATGGCTAGAAATGTTTCTAGAGTTACCAAAGGGAATTCCCTCTCACGATACCTTTGGAAGAGTATTTGGAATGTTGGAAACAGAAGAACTAGAAAAAAGTTTTCTGAGCTGGATAAGCAGTCTAACGGAGAAAATGGACATAGAGCTGATACAGATAGATGGAAAAACGAAAAGAGGTTCTTATGATAGGGAAAAAGGACTAAATGCGTTACACAGCATAAGTGCGTGGAGTAGTGAGCGGGGACTGATGTTAGCGCAAAAGAAAGTAGATAGTAAATCTAATGAAATAAAAGCAGTCCCCTTGTTACTGAAGTTACTTAACATCAAGGGGGCAGTAGTAACCCTAGATGCAATGGGAACGCAGACAGAAATCGCAAAACAAATAAAGCAAGGTGAAGGTGACTATGTATTGGCTCTCAAAGGAAATCAGGGCAAACTTAATAAACAAGTTAGGGATTGGTTTAAACAAGCGGTCGCTCAGAACTGGCAAGGAATTGAATACAGTTATACTGAACACGGTCACAAGTTGCGAATTTTAAAAATAAGAGATAATATAGTAAAAATAGAAAAAGTAGTCAAGAGGCTGAGAAATGATTAA
- a CDS encoding transposase: MYVGDGIKVGKEGRKMPGVKRLHQESEDVSKPEWIRGHYFNALSILVGVGKACFALPLVLRLDDGIKSKATEKGEGKGKKKVKTSLVTKMADLCVTYAEAGSYVILDAYFACEPVLKSFRQNALHLITRVRCSTVAYAPFCSVPTLTGRGRPRIWGSSIKLEKLFALAADFPTAKVWLYGQQVTVSYQCFEFHWDSPHQLVKFVLTQLPNGRRLILLSTDLCLTGPEIIAAYGLRFKIEVTFRQLVHLLGSFAYRFWLKSLPTLPTWPSNLILSDYPQAVQTQILNKVEAFERFVNLNAIALGLLQILALELPQGIWANFPRWFRTLPSHGYPSERIAQLALQHQAQMIFPQSPPSLLLPKFLTAKLASSPSPDMLTFVA, encoded by the coding sequence GTGTATGTGGGTGATGGCATCAAAGTGGGGAAAGAAGGACGCAAGATGCCAGGTGTAAAACGACTACACCAAGAATCGGAAGATGTGTCCAAGCCAGAGTGGATAAGGGGTCATTACTTCAATGCCTTGAGTATTTTGGTGGGAGTAGGGAAAGCCTGCTTTGCCTTGCCCTTAGTGTTGCGGCTAGACGATGGCATCAAGTCCAAAGCAACCGAGAAGGGGGAGGGAAAAGGCAAAAAAAAGGTGAAGACGAGCCTGGTGACAAAAATGGCTGACCTTTGTGTTACTTACGCAGAGGCAGGGAGTTATGTAATTTTGGATGCTTATTTTGCTTGCGAACCAGTGCTCAAAAGTTTTCGCCAGAACGCCTTGCATCTAATCACAAGAGTGCGTTGCTCCACCGTCGCCTATGCCCCCTTTTGTTCCGTGCCGACGCTGACGGGGAGAGGACGACCACGGATTTGGGGGAGTTCGATAAAACTAGAAAAGCTGTTCGCTCTGGCGGCGGACTTTCCGACAGCTAAAGTCTGGCTCTATGGTCAACAAGTCACGGTTTCTTATCAGTGCTTTGAGTTCCACTGGGATAGTCCCCATCAGCTCGTCAAGTTTGTTCTGACCCAATTGCCTAACGGACGACGACTGATTCTGCTTTCTACTGATCTCTGTTTGACTGGACCTGAGATTATTGCCGCTTACGGTCTCCGATTTAAGATTGAAGTCACTTTTCGTCAATTAGTCCATCTTTTGGGCAGCTTTGCCTATCGTTTTTGGCTTAAGAGTCTTCCTACTTTACCTACCTGGCCCAGCAATCTTATCCTCAGTGACTATCCACAAGCTGTTCAGACTCAGATTTTAAACAAGGTAGAAGCCTTTGAGCGTTTTGTTAACCTTAATGCCATTGCTTTAGGGCTACTTCAAATTCTCGCCTTAGAGTTACCCCAGGGGATTTGGGCTAATTTTCCTCGATGGTTTCGGACATTACCATCCCATGGCTACCCTAGTGAACGGATTGCTCAACTAGCCCTTCAACATCAAGCCCAAATGATTTTTCCTCAAAGTCCACCCAGTCTGCTTTTGCCTAAATTCCTTACCGCTAAACTTGCCTCTTCCCCAAGCCCTGATATGCTTACTTTCGTCGCATAG
- a CDS encoding helix-turn-helix domain-containing protein yields the protein MPRLAPKELKLEAKEREHLEKLINRHTTEQQIALRAKIVLLADEGENNREIARKLKISRKMASQWRERWIAGQKSEIEITERIKDAERSGAPAKFKREQILKLFKLACDDPKNYERPISHWTGRELAEELVKQGIVESISPRQVGRLWEEADIHPCQLKGMGSQIC from the coding sequence ATGCCCCGATTAGCCCCCAAAGAGTTAAAGTTGGAAGCAAAAGAACGAGAACATCTAGAAAAACTGATAAATCGTCATACAACAGAGCAGCAAATTGCCTTAAGGGCAAAAATAGTGCTTCTGGCAGATGAGGGAGAAAATAATCGAGAAATTGCTAGAAAATTAAAAATTAGCCGAAAAATGGCAAGTCAATGGAGAGAAAGATGGATAGCAGGACAGAAAAGTGAAATAGAAATAACAGAAAGAATCAAAGATGCTGAACGTAGTGGAGCACCCGCCAAGTTTAAACGCGAACAAATCTTGAAGTTGTTCAAATTAGCCTGTGATGACCCAAAGAATTATGAGCGTCCGATAAGTCACTGGACAGGACGAGAATTAGCCGAGGAATTAGTAAAGCAAGGAATAGTGGAAAGTATATCTCCTCGACAGGTAGGAAGATTATGGGAAGAAGCAGATATTCATCCGTGTCAACTTAAAGGAATGGGTTCCCAAATTTGTTGA